In Streptomyces sp. 71268, the DNA window CACCAACCTCGACACGTACTACTGGGTCGAGAACGAGGCCCCCGACGGCTACGAGCTGCCGGCCGACCCGGTCTTCGGTCCGCTGACGCTGACGGAGGAGAACGCCGGCGCCGGCGTCCGGGTCGAGGCCGAGAACACCCGCGAGGTCACGCCTCCCGGCAAGGGCTCCATCAAGCTGCTGAAGAAGGACGCCAAGCACGGGAAGCCGCTCGCGGGCGCCGTCTTCGAGCTGTGGCGGGAGACCAACGGCGTCGAGGGCCTGCAGGTCAGGGGCGACAACCCCGACACCCGTCAGGACCGCGGATGTTCGACCGACAAGGCCGGCGTCTGCACCTTCGAGGACCTTCCGGTCGGGGAGTACTACCTCCGCGAGACGGCCGTCCCCGAGGGGTACGAACTGCCGGACAACCCCGTCTCCGGCCCGTACGAGGTGACGAAGGAGAACAGCTCCGAGGGCGTCACCGTGGAACTGTCCAACAAGCGCGGCGAGCCGTGCAAGGGCAAGGACTGCAAGCCGCAGCCCCCGTGCGACTGCCACTGCGGGTGCTGTGACCACGGCAACCACGGCGAGCACGGCCGGAACTGCCACCACGGCAACCACGGCAACCACGGCAACCACGGCAAGAACTGCCACCACCACAACAACGGTCACCACCACGGCAAGAGCTGCCACCACAACGGCGGCGACCACGGCAAGGACGGCCACCACAACGACGGCCACCACGGCAAGGACGGCCGCCACCACAACGACAACCACCACAACGACGGCCATCACAGCAAGGACGGCCGCCGCGACGACGACAAGAACCACGGTCACGACCACCACAGCACCCCCAACAAGAACGAGCGGCACGACAAGAACCACAAGGGCGGCGAGCACGGCAAGGGCGGCGAGCACAAGCCGCACGCCGACTCGCGCTCCTGACGCTCACCGGTTCGGCCGCCCATGACTGGGCGGCCGAACCGGCCCGGTGATGCACTGACAGGGCCCCGGAACGTTCTCCCAGGAGGTTGTGACGTGCGCCCTGTCCGTCTCCCCCGTGCCGTGGCCGCTCTCGCGGCCACGGCACTCCTCTGTGCGGCGACGGCGCTGGCCGGCGCCGCACCTGCCTCCGCTGCCACGGCCCACGCTGACGCCGACGGCGCCGCGTGCACCGCGCCCAGCGGGCCCTATCAGCGCCCGCTGGAGAAGCACCTGGGTCGGCCCGTCGACGGCCGACAGTCAGCCGCGGACTGCCGGGCCATCCGCGCTTTCCAGGCCAAGCACGGCACCGCGCGCACGGACGGCTATGCCGACCTCGGCACGTATCGCACGCTTGTCGCGGTGCAGGCCGCGCACCGCCCGAATGCCTCTGGTCACTGCCCGGTTCGCTCCTTCCGCGTCACCTGCGTTGACATGGACCGACAGTTGCTCTGGGTGCAGACCGGCGACCGGCTGGACTTCGGACCCGTGCCGATCCGCACCGGCCGGGACGCCCAGGAGACCCGGCCGGGCTGGCACACGATCTACTCCCGCAGCAAGGACCACGTCTCCACCCTCTACGCCAACGCCCCCATGCCGTACGCCCAGTTCTTCGACGGAGGCCAGGCGCTGCACGGCCGGCCCGGCGACCTCTTCGACGGCGGCGGCTCGGCCGGCTGCGTGAACCTGACCGTCAAGGACGCGGCGACGCTGTGGGACCTCCTACACCTCAAGGACCGCGTCTACGTCTGGGGCACCAAGCCCGGCACGGCCGACTGACCCGCTCCTTCCTACTGCCCTGCCCTGTCTTGCACTGCTTTGCACTGCCTCGGCCCCGCCCCGGCCAGCGCTTGGCAGCCCCCGAACCGGCCCAGCCCGCTGCGGCCTGCCACGCGTCGGCCCGCCACGCGCTCGCACCAGCCCCGCTTGGATCAGCCGCTCACCTCAGGGCGCGATGCCCGTCTCGCGTCCAGCGGGTGCCCGCATCGCCTCCTTCGGGTGTCTGCTTCGTTCGGATCGGATGCCCGCATCGCCCACGTGGGGTGACCGCTTCGCGGGTGCGTGTGCCGGACCGGGTTGGGTGGGTGCGGGTGGTGGGGGAGCGGTCACCGGCGGGCGCGCGGGCGGGTAGGCGGGTGTTGGGTGGTTGGGGTCGGTGTCGGCCCGCACGGTGGCTGGGGCCGGGTGTCGGGCGGGCCGGGCGGTGGGGCGTTGGACGGCCTGGTGGGGCCGCCCGCCCGGTGGCTGCCCTACTCGCCGTCGGGGCCCTGTCCGGAGTCCCGGTTCAGGTCCGGGCGTATGTCGGCACGGGTGGTGGTGAGGTCGGGACTGGTGGAGGCCGTGTCCGTGCGGCTGGCGTTAGGGGCGTCGGTTTTCGCGGGGCCGGTGTTAGGGGAGTCGGTGTTCGCGGGACCGGTGTTCGCTGGGCGGTCGACCGGGCGGTCCGTGTGGGTGGGGTTCGTGTCGGCGGCTCGGGGGGTCGGCTCTGGTCGCGCGGTGCTCGCTGGCCTCGCTGTGTTCGTTGCTTCCGCCGTGCTGTCCGTACCGTTCGCGCCGCGTTCCGCCCCGTCCGACCGGGGCGCGTAGGCAGCGGCGTGTGCCCTGCGGTGCCAGGCCATGGCGAGTTCCTCGGGCGACGGCGTGCTCGCCGCGGCCTCGACGCGCCGGGCGCGGTTGCGGCGGCGGCGCATCGCGTGGGTCACCGCGGTGATGAGCGCCGCGAACGCCAACCCGACACCGAGCGCCGGCAGCAGTGCGAAGGGCGGCGGGTCCCAGGTGCCGGCGGCGTCCAACGCGTACCCGACGCCGACCGCGAGCGCCGTGGTGCCGGCGATGAGTCGGCCTGGTTCGAAGGTGTGCCGTTTCATGGCCGTACCACCGCCACCTGTCCCACGCCCACGTCGAGATCGAGCACCAGCGTGCCGCGTGTCTTCGCCGCCGGCAGCGGCTTGCCGCCGGCCTGCGGCTGGATCGTCACCTCGCGCGAGCGTCGGGGCGCCACGTCCACGTCGTCCCCGCGCTCGCCCGGGAGTTGGATGTCGCCGAAGCCCACCGCCACCGTGAGCCGCAGCTGCACGTCGGCGGGCACCGTGACCCGCAACTTGCCCGCGCCGACCGAGGCGTGCGTGCCGAGCGTACGGCCGCGGCCCGGGCGCAGCTTGGTCAGGTCGAGCTTGGCGTACCCCGTGCCCAGCTCGTACCGATCGCGCAGCCCGGCCGGCTCGGTGGCCTGCCAGGTGCGCTCGCGCCAGTCGGCGGTCACCGACTTCGGCAGCGCCGCGGCGCCCGCGAGCAGCGCGGCCGTCAGCACCACGGAGACCATCGTGCCGCCGCTGGTGCGCCCGTACAGGCTGCTGACGGCGAGCCCGACGCCGAACACCGCCAGCGCGCACGCCAGCCCTATCTCCAGGCTGGTGCCGAGTGGCTTGGTGCTCCAGGTGGTGCTGGCACCGATCACGGCGGCGCACGTGGCCAGCAGGAACGTCCGGCCGCCGATCCCCTCGCCGCGTGGGGCGGGCGGCGGGCTGGCGGAGGAGCCCGCGCGCCGCTCGTACGGGGTGTCGTCGGGGCCCCACAGGTAGGCCGTGACCGTCACGGGGCGGGTGGCGCCCGGCAGCCCCGTCGTGCCGTCCTTGACGATCGGGTCGCGCCACCAGGACGGGGAGCCGGGCACGGGCGGGGCCTGTGTCTCGGGCGGCGCGTCGGCGACCGCCTGCGCCGTCGCCGGGTCCACCGGGCCGTCACCCTCCGCGTGTCGCCGGTGCCGCGACCAGTACCCCGCGCCGGCCGCGGCCAGCGAGACCATCATCGCGAAGCCCACGACGCTGCCGTTGTTGAGCATCGACAGGAACAGTCCGCACCCGACCAGGGCGGCCAACACGGCGGTCAGCGCCGGGCCCTCGACGCGGCCGGACAGCAGCCGCCGGCCCTCGTTCTCATCCTCCCCGTAGCTCGGGATGAGCAGCCAGGCGAAGCCGTACGCGACCAGGCCGAGGCCGCCCGCCGCGCCGAGCACGGCGAGGACCACGCGGAAGATGACCGGGTCCAGGTCGCAGTACCGGCCGAGGCCCCCGCACACGCCCGAGATCACCTTGTGCTCACGGCTGCGCCGCAGCGGCTCGCGCGCGGGCGGCCCTGGCTCGGTGGCCGTGGCGCCGCCGGGCGTCGCCGGGGAGCTCGCGGCGCCGTCCTCGGCGGTGGGTGCATCGGTCATGAGTCCATGGTGTCAACCCGGCTCGCCAGATGGCAGCCGCCATGACCCTGGCCGTTCCCTGAGATCCCCCCGAGCCACCCCCAAGGGGCGCTCGGATGGGTCGCGCGCCCCCGTCGATCGATGGGGGCGCGGAGGTCGAGAGGCGACCCGAGCGAGGCGGAAAGCTCGATTCCGCGTTGTTTCCCGCAGCCTGGGGAGCACTCCCAGGGGGCACGACGTGCGACGCAACGCGGGAGTACGGCAAAGAGGCGGCTATCGTGGCCGTTCGAACGGTGCCGGGGGAAGTAGAGGGGTGTGCGGTGTCGGACGAGGGGCGGTTGGTCGCCAAGCGGTACCGGCTGGTGGAGCGGATCGGCCGGGGCGGCATGGGCACCGTGTGGAGAGCCGCCGACGAACTGCTGGGCCGTCAGGTCGCCATCAAGCAGTTGCACATCTCACCGCACCTGGCCGACGACGAGCTGGCCACGCTGTACGAGCGGACGCGGCGCGAGGCGCAGAGCGCCGCGCGCATCGCCCATCCCAACGTGGTCGTGGTGCACGACGTCGTGGACGACCGCGGCGTGCCGTGCATCGTGATGGAGTACGTGCCCTCCACGACCCTCGCCGACGTGCTCAAGCGCAAGGGACGCATCGAGCCCGAGGAGGCCGCCAGGATCGGCCGCGGCATGATCGCCGCCCTGCGGGCCGCGCACGCGGCGGGCGTGCTGCACCGGGACGTCAAGCCGGGCAACGTACTCCTGGGCACCGGCGGCAGCCACGGCCCCGGCCACCACACCGACGGTGATCCCGGCGACCGCGCGGCCAGCGGCGGACACCGCGCCGTGGGCCACGGCCCGCTCGGCGACGGCCGGGTGGTGCTCACCGACTTCGGCATAGCCGTCGCCTCCGGCACCTCGACCCTGACCAAGACCGGCGAACTCGTCGGCTCCATCGACTACGTGGCCCCCGAGCGCGTCAAGGGCGGCAAGCCGGGCCCCGCGTCCGACCTGTGGGCGCTGGGCGCGACGCTCTACCAGGCGGTGGAGGGGCGGCCTCCGTTCCGTAAGGACACCGCGTTCGAGACGGCGTACGCGATCGCCGTGGACGAGCTGCCGCCGCTGCGCCACGCCGGCGTCCTCGCGCCGCTCGTCGAGGCCCTGCTCGACAAGGACCCGGACGCGCGGCCGTCGGCGGAGACGGTGGAGTGGACGCTGCGGGCCGCCGCCGCCGAGGCCGAGACGGAGCTGATGCGGTCGTCGCTGCTGCCCGAACGGGACGCCGCGCGCGCCACACCCGACGCGGCCGCACGCAGCACACCTGACGCGGCCGCGCGCGCCACACCTGACGCCGTGGTACCAGCCGTCCCAGACACCACAGTGAATCCCACGCCGGCCACGGCACCGACCCGGATCAACGGCGACGTGGCGGCCACCGAGCCGGCACCGACCCCCGGGACGGCACCGGCCGGCACCGCGAACACGGCCTCCGGGGCGACGTCGGGCACCACCGCGCACCCCTCACGTGACACCACCCCCGATCCGGCCCACCCCCACACGCCCAACCCGGGCGGGCCGCACTCGGACGTCGGTACCGTTCCCACCCGCGTGCGGGCCGATCGCCAGTCGACCGACACACCGCAGCAGCCGAACCAGCCCCAACAGACCCAGCAACTACGGCAAACACGGCAGTCGAACCGGCCGCCTCAGGCACACCAGCCGCAGCAGTCCCACCAGCCGAATCAGCCGCCCCAAGCCAGTCAGTCGCAGCAACCGCGACAGTCGCATCAGCCCGTGCAGTCCCTCCAGCACGCGACGCCCCCGCAGCAGCCTCACCCACACGCGCAGAGCCGTTCCACGCCCGTAGGTCACGCGTCGGTAGGGCAGGCGCCGGGCGCGCACCCACACACCGGTCACGCGTCGGCGGGCAGCTCGCCCTCGCACACCGCGCCCACCTCGATCGGCGTGCCGGACGGGGCGGGTGGTGCGGGCGGGCGGCGGCGTGGGCGGGCGACGCTGTGGGGCGCGGTGGCCGTGGGGCTGATCGCGTCCGGCGCCGGTGCCGTGGTCGTCTATCTGGCGTCGAGCGACAAGGACGACGGCGGCGCGCGGACCAGCGCGCGGCAGAGCGCGTCGCAGCGGCCCGGCAGCGACGGAGCGGTCCCGGCGAAGCCCGGCGCGCCGAAGCCCAAGCCGTCCCCGGTGCCGGCCGGTTACCACTTGGTGCACGAGAAGGACCTGGGCGTCTCGTTCCCGGTTCCGGACGGTTGGACGCGCAAGTCGGGCACCGGCGAGCAGGTCGACTACGTGGACCCCACCGGCAAGGTCGGCATCAAGATCAACGTGCTGGACTTCGCCAGCTCCGACCACCTGGAGCACTTCGAGGACATCGAGGCGCAGTGGCGCGAGCGCGAGCCCACGCTCAAGCGGCTGCGCATGCAGCGCACGACGTTCCGCGGCGACCCCGCCGCCATCTGGGAGTTCTCCTTCCGTGGCAAGGCCAGGGAGTTCCGCGGCATCGATCTCGGCTTC includes these proteins:
- a CDS encoding L,D-transpeptidase; its protein translation is MRPVRLPRAVAALAATALLCAATALAGAAPASAATAHADADGAACTAPSGPYQRPLEKHLGRPVDGRQSAADCRAIRAFQAKHGTARTDGYADLGTYRTLVAVQAAHRPNASGHCPVRSFRVTCVDMDRQLLWVQTGDRLDFGPVPIRTGRDAQETRPGWHTIYSRSKDHVSTLYANAPMPYAQFFDGGQALHGRPGDLFDGGGSAGCVNLTVKDAATLWDLLHLKDRVYVWGTKPGTAD
- a CDS encoding PspC domain-containing protein; translation: MTDAPTAEDGAASSPATPGGATATEPGPPAREPLRRSREHKVISGVCGGLGRYCDLDPVIFRVVLAVLGAAGGLGLVAYGFAWLLIPSYGEDENEGRRLLSGRVEGPALTAVLAALVGCGLFLSMLNNGSVVGFAMMVSLAAAGAGYWSRHRRHAEGDGPVDPATAQAVADAPPETQAPPVPGSPSWWRDPIVKDGTTGLPGATRPVTVTAYLWGPDDTPYERRAGSSASPPPAPRGEGIGGRTFLLATCAAVIGASTTWSTKPLGTSLEIGLACALAVFGVGLAVSSLYGRTSGGTMVSVVLTAALLAGAAALPKSVTADWRERTWQATEPAGLRDRYELGTGYAKLDLTKLRPGRGRTLGTHASVGAGKLRVTVPADVQLRLTVAVGFGDIQLPGERGDDVDVAPRRSREVTIQPQAGGKPLPAAKTRGTLVLDLDVGVGQVAVVRP